The Benincasa hispida cultivar B227 chromosome 9, ASM972705v1, whole genome shotgun sequence genome has a segment encoding these proteins:
- the LOC120084498 gene encoding uncharacterized protein LOC120084498, with amino-acid sequence MGKQEVPLNAPFHRRLMKKNDEHLFKRFLELLKQLHINIPLIEALEQMPAYVTFFKDILTKKRKVSEKEVIALTQECNALAQPTSVTLQLADRTIKYLEGKIEDVLVKIDNLIFPADFIILDYEADREVSIILGCPFLATGKVLIDVHKGELTMHVDNEEVKFNVLNVLKFPDSDDFQLNNIELAEEETRVYEVLALEGSLKESEPPSLSEQ; translated from the exons ATGGGAAAGCAGGAGGTGCCTCTGAACGCACCATTCCACAGGcgtctgatgaagaagaatgatgaacatcTGTTCAAGCGCTTTCTCGAGCTTCTAAAGCAGCTGCACATCAACATTCCGCTCATAGAAGCTTTGGAGCAGATGCCAGCATACGTGACgttttttaaggacattttgacgaaaaaaagaaaagtcagTGAGAAAGAAGTAATAGCACTAACGCAGGAATGCAACGCGTTA GCACAACCTACTTCTGTCACCCTTCAACTCGCTGACAGGACAATTAAGTACCTAGAAgggaagattgaagatgttttggTGAAGATTGACAATCTCATATTCCCAGCAGACTTCATTATTCTGGATTATGAAGCAGATAGGGAGGTTTCAATCATCCTTGGATGCCCTTTCTTGGCTACTGGGAAAGTTCTGATTGACGTGCATAAAGGTGAGCTAACCATGCACGTGGATAATGAAGAGGTGAAATTTAATGTGCTCAACGTATTAAAATTCCCAGACAGTGATGATTTTCAGCTAAACAATATTGAATTGGCTGAAGAAGAGACTCGAGTATATGAAGTTCTCGCGTTGGAGGGAAGCCTGAAGGAATCCGAgccgccaagtctgagtgagcaGTAG